A genome region from Baekduia alba includes the following:
- the thrC gene encoding threonine synthase, with product MPGLIERYRERLPFAPDDPVVSLQEGSTPLVPAPTLGERVGADVWLKIEGANPTGSFKDRGMTCAVSDAVRNGAEAVLCASTGNTAASLAAYAARAGLRGAVIVPEGKIATGKLAQALMHGARVIALRGNFDVALKLVREVCDRQPIALVNSVNPFRVEGQKTASFEIVDEFGPTHPIDALCIPVGNAGNITAYWKGFQEMGWAPRMLGFQAAGAAPLVEGRVIENPETIASAIRIGNPARWEEAMAAMTSSHGMVRAVTDEEILDAYKFLASVEGVFCEPASASGVAGLLKYGAPEGVSRIVCVLTGHGLKDPQTALMRAGSVVPCEPELDAVEHAVLD from the coding sequence GTGCCCGGCCTCATCGAGCGCTACCGCGAGCGCCTCCCGTTCGCGCCCGACGATCCCGTCGTGTCCCTCCAGGAGGGCTCCACGCCGCTGGTGCCCGCGCCCACGCTGGGCGAGCGCGTCGGCGCCGACGTCTGGCTGAAGATCGAGGGCGCCAACCCGACCGGCTCCTTCAAGGACCGTGGGATGACGTGCGCGGTGAGCGACGCGGTGCGCAACGGCGCCGAGGCCGTGCTCTGCGCCTCGACCGGCAACACCGCGGCGTCGCTGGCCGCCTACGCGGCGCGCGCCGGGCTGCGTGGCGCGGTGATCGTGCCGGAGGGCAAGATCGCGACCGGCAAGCTCGCCCAGGCGCTCATGCACGGCGCGCGCGTCATCGCGCTGCGCGGCAACTTCGACGTCGCGCTCAAGCTCGTGCGCGAGGTCTGCGACCGCCAGCCGATCGCGCTGGTCAACTCCGTCAACCCGTTCCGCGTCGAGGGCCAGAAGACCGCGTCGTTCGAGATCGTCGACGAATTCGGCCCCACCCACCCGATCGACGCCCTGTGCATCCCGGTCGGCAACGCCGGCAACATCACCGCCTACTGGAAGGGCTTCCAGGAGATGGGGTGGGCGCCCCGCATGCTCGGCTTCCAGGCCGCGGGCGCCGCGCCGCTGGTCGAGGGCCGCGTGATCGAGAACCCGGAGACGATCGCCAGCGCGATCCGGATCGGGAACCCGGCGCGCTGGGAGGAGGCGATGGCGGCGATGACCTCGTCGCACGGCATGGTGCGCGCCGTGACCGACGAGGAGATCCTCGACGCCTACAAGTTCCTCGCGTCGGTCGAGGGCGTCTTCTGCGAGCCGGCGAGCGCCTCGGGCGTCGCCGGCCTGCTGAAGTACGGCGCGCCCGAGGGCGTCTCGCGGATCGTGTGCGTGCTCACCGGCCACGGGCTCAAGGACCCGCAGACGGCGCTGATGCGCGCCGGCTCCGTGGTCCCGTGCGAGCCCGAGCTCGACGCCGTCGAGCACGCCGTCCTGGACTAG
- a CDS encoding homoserine dehydrogenase — MPETFRIGLLGHGTVGGAFAELVADRADHVANVTGLRPEVSGVLRRSSGDFDAILEGSDLVVELIGGLDPARDYVLRAMAAGKHVVTANKQLLAEHGEELWAAAREHGVQLRFEAAVGGVVPVVRVLQESLAGAHVERLHGIVNGTTNFILSRMAETGAEYADALAEAQQLGYAEADPTDDVTGKDAAAKMAILARLAFDTPVKLSEIPYEGIEHLTADDLEYARDLGLGLKLIGTAERVDGGLSVRVHPAFLYGAHPLASINGPFNAVTIESPAITEITLSGPGAGGPQTASAVLGDVISAMIPPASTPEPADELALIADVTSAFYLHVEVADEPGVLAQLAQILGLQGISVKSFVQKGLGTNARLVMVVHPVLESKLFAAVEMIAGLEFVRARPRAIRVLDEEF, encoded by the coding sequence ATGCCTGAGACCTTCCGCATCGGCCTGCTGGGCCACGGCACCGTGGGCGGCGCGTTCGCCGAGCTCGTCGCCGACCGCGCCGACCACGTCGCCAACGTCACCGGCCTGCGCCCCGAGGTCTCCGGCGTGCTGCGCCGCTCGTCGGGCGACTTCGACGCGATCCTCGAAGGCTCCGACCTCGTCGTCGAGCTGATCGGCGGCCTGGACCCGGCCCGCGACTACGTGCTGCGCGCGATGGCCGCCGGCAAGCACGTCGTCACCGCCAACAAGCAGCTGCTGGCCGAGCACGGCGAGGAGCTGTGGGCCGCGGCGCGCGAGCACGGCGTCCAGCTGCGCTTCGAGGCCGCCGTCGGCGGCGTCGTGCCGGTCGTCCGCGTCCTGCAGGAGTCGCTGGCCGGCGCGCACGTCGAGCGGCTGCACGGGATCGTCAACGGCACCACGAACTTCATCCTCAGCCGGATGGCCGAGACCGGCGCCGAGTACGCCGACGCGCTGGCCGAGGCCCAGCAGCTCGGCTACGCCGAGGCCGACCCGACCGACGACGTCACCGGCAAGGACGCCGCCGCCAAGATGGCGATCCTCGCGCGGCTGGCCTTCGACACGCCGGTCAAGTTGTCGGAGATCCCGTACGAGGGCATCGAGCACCTGACGGCCGACGACCTCGAGTACGCCCGCGACCTCGGCCTGGGCCTCAAGCTGATCGGGACGGCCGAGCGCGTCGACGGCGGCCTCAGCGTCCGCGTCCATCCCGCGTTCCTCTACGGCGCGCACCCGCTGGCGTCGATCAACGGCCCGTTCAACGCGGTGACGATCGAGTCGCCGGCGATCACCGAGATCACGCTGAGCGGCCCGGGCGCCGGCGGCCCGCAGACCGCGAGCGCCGTCCTGGGTGACGTCATCAGCGCGATGATCCCGCCCGCCTCCACGCCGGAGCCGGCCGACGAGCTGGCGCTGATCGCCGACGTCACCAGCGCGTTCTACCTGCACGTCGAGGTCGCCGACGAGCCCGGCGTCCTGGCCCAGCTCGCCCAGATCCTGGGCCTTCAGGGCATCAGCGTGAAGTCGTTCGTGCAGAAGGGCCTGGGCACCAACGCGCGGTTGGTGATGGTGGTGCACCCGGTCTTGGAGTCCAAGTTGTTCGCGGCCGTCGAGATGATCGCCGGCCTGGAGTTCGTCCGCGCGCGTCCGCGCGCCATCCGCGTCCTCGACGAGGAGTTCTAG